The genome window GAGGAAGGGTGATAGTGTAACTTACTGACGTGCAGGCGGAAGACTTCGCCTTCGTTCTTGAAGGCATGTCCACCCAGGGCCTTGTAGTGGTCGTAATTGAAGTAGAGAGACTTGCGGACGAGGTTCTGTAAATAAGTAAGTGATTGTCGCGCTTCCGCTTGTAATTGAGTTCATACCAGACAGTGAAGGTGATGCATGCCCTCAACATTAACAATGAAACCGCCACCATGCTCAGGACTAACTTGGACATGGGCATCAGTGAGACCGCTGGCAATTCCGTCTTCATATGAGATGACACCAGGTCGATCTAATCAATGTTAGCCAAAAAATCAGCAATGCTGTTTAAGCGGTAAACACATACAGTCAACACCAAGTGATTCCCACGCTTCATCGACTTTAGCAGAGCCGTTCTTTCGGAAGTCATTCTCCTCCATAAAGTTTCCATCAAATGGTTGTTCGTGGTATTTTATCGAAACGTCCTTCAGAACCGGTGCTGCAATCGAGAGGTCAATTGATGATTTTAGCTGGGGTCATTGAGTTGAGGACTTACACCATGATGTTGTGTGTGCAGCACATGTCTGGTCAATGTTTAGATATGCCATTGAGATCCAAGCACCTGAGAGAGCTGAGATAAAGATAATTGAGAGTAAAGCGAAGATCCATCCGACGCATCTGCATGCAGAGCAACGCCGCCTTCGAGGAGGGACATAATGGTAGGATTCTGAGTCTTCATCTGTATCTTGACCATCGACGAGAGGGTTCAAGAGGGCagattcttgttcttgtttgGGAGCCATATTTTACAATAATTACGAGATGTGAAAATGGAGAGAGAACCAATTGATGAAGAACTTGTGTTTAAAAGTGAAGATGAATctgaggaagacaagaaTAGAGTCAgaaatgagaagaaggacgtAACCCAAAGCTCTCGAGGTTCTGATAAAAATTAGAACGGGAACTCTCGAGACCCTTAACATGACGATATTGAGCGGCTGACACCCATAGTGCCAACCCAATTCACACTGCCGATTCAGCCGGCGCAGTCTAGCAAACTCTCATGCTCCCAGATAAGGCAATCCGTGGTTATCACAGCCCTCACAAAGGTTCTAGACATGGGCTTCGGAAGAGAAGGCTTTCGAGCTAGAGCAGTGAGATACGCAGAGTGAGATACTTGATAGAACCAACTTACACGACAAACGAGGCGGGCACCAATCACTGACATCCAGATAAGAAGCGATCATACCTACATCGACATAGCGCACCTCGTGAAGAAAGGCTGAGATGTGTTCAGGCAGGGCTGGATCCCGCCTCCGCATCCGACTTGGTATCGCGCTAATGTACCAAGACCAGAGAAGCTTACACTCCGTGACAAACGGATCAGAAACTGTTGGAAGTATCCCGCCGCAGAGGGCGATTAACTTCCCACAACCGTGAGGCTGAGGTGAATCTGACCAACAATCCTCCCTGCAGAAAGCCACAATCACTACTGTGACACTTTGGCGACACTTTTAAAAAAAAGATGGCTTTGGTAGTTAAGGGTGTAATTGTTGGTTTTGACTAAGACGTGATGGGAATGAGGCTTGTGGGGGTTGGGCAGAacgttggtcttggtggtttAGCTATACGAAGCAGATCGCTTCTATTCCGTACTGCCGAAGTTTTTTTTAATTGACGACATCGAACCCCATGATTTGCAATTGGGACGGGTAGATCATATCGTATAGCAAGGGTTTAGATCAATCCGAGACATTTCCGCCCACTAACTACATCATGACATCCCAAAATGGGCAACCGAAGATTGATCTCATGCACGTCTGACACGACATATAAACTTTCTTGTGCTATTTACAGT of Fusarium oxysporum Fo47 chromosome I, complete sequence contains these proteins:
- a CDS encoding uncharacterized protein (domain of unknown function-domain containing protein); protein product: MAPKQEQESALLNPLVDGQDTDEDSESYHYVPPRRRRCSACRCVGWIFALLSIIFISALSGAWISMAYLNIDQTCAAHTTSWSPVLKDVSIKYHEQPFDGNFMEENDFRKNGSAKVDEAWESLGVDYRPGVISYEDGIASGLTDAHVQVSPEHGGGFIVNVEGMHHLHCLNLVRKSLYFNYDHYKALGGHAFKNEGEVFRLHVTHCLDTIRQVLMCNVDTGVLGQVWYDRKNPSAFPDFNTKHTCKNYDDIKKWSEKLQAPPPGTLPPDFLANPHPEHVLEFTP